The proteins below are encoded in one region of Clostridium estertheticum:
- a CDS encoding Tex family protein, producing MENINSRLIKEFAITMEQAESVIQLLDEGNTVPFIARYRKERTGGLDDIILRNFTERLIYLRNLEERKTDVIRLIGEQEKLTEEIEKSINKSETLTEIEDIYRPYKPKKRTRAIIAIEKGLKPLAETIFSGEFKGDINEYAEGFVSEDKLVSNALDALAGAGDIISEMISDEADYRKWIRGQVHNFGSVETKGSSEDTTPFEMYYEYKEGIKTIPPHRILAINRGEKSKILSVKIKADNDKIIEYLRNKCLKGNSETDKFIELSIIDSVKRLIFPSIEREIRSELTEKGEIGAIDIFKANLKALLMQSPIKGKVVLGFDPGFRTGCKIAVLDETGKVLDIATVYATAGSQDGVKKSIAIIKDLVIKDNVEVVSLGNGTASRESEEILAQIITELKQECSRDLYYVIVSEAGASVYSASELASKEYPDIDVSIRGAISIGRRLQDPLVELVKIDPKAIGVGQYQHDVAPKKLDESLKGVVEDCVNAVGVDLNIATPALLAYISGINAAIAQNIVAYREENGKFKARKELLKVKRLGAKAYEQCAGFLRVMESNEFLDNTSIHPESYNATKKLLDFLNYTKEDLKSLNFKDMDERIKDINFNELALKLETGAPTLRDIIKEIKKPGRDPREELPKPILKTGVVQMKDLKPGMKLMGTVRNVSDFGAFVDIGVHQDGLVHISQLSDKFVKHPLDVVSVGDIVEVSVIEVDEKRKRISLSMKNQ from the coding sequence ATGGAGAATATAAATAGTAGATTAATTAAAGAATTTGCAATAACTATGGAGCAGGCGGAAAGTGTAATTCAATTATTAGATGAAGGGAATACAGTTCCTTTTATAGCTAGATATAGAAAAGAGAGAACTGGTGGACTTGATGATATAATACTTAGAAATTTCACAGAGAGACTAATATATCTTAGAAATTTAGAGGAAAGAAAAACGGATGTAATACGTCTTATAGGTGAACAAGAAAAATTGACTGAGGAAATTGAAAAATCAATAAATAAATCTGAGACGCTTACAGAAATAGAGGATATATATAGACCATATAAGCCTAAGAAAAGAACAAGAGCTATAATTGCAATAGAAAAGGGTCTTAAGCCACTCGCAGAAACTATTTTTAGTGGTGAATTTAAAGGTGATATAAATGAGTATGCAGAGGGCTTTGTATCCGAAGATAAGTTAGTGAGTAATGCTTTAGATGCACTTGCGGGTGCTGGCGACATAATAAGTGAAATGATTTCAGATGAAGCTGATTATAGAAAGTGGATTAGGGGCCAAGTACATAACTTCGGAAGTGTAGAAACTAAGGGAAGTTCTGAGGACACTACGCCATTTGAGATGTATTATGAGTATAAGGAAGGAATTAAAACTATACCACCACATAGAATTCTTGCTATTAATAGGGGAGAGAAAAGCAAGATACTTTCTGTGAAAATTAAGGCTGATAATGATAAAATTATTGAGTATTTAAGAAATAAATGTTTAAAGGGTAATAGTGAAACAGATAAATTTATAGAATTAAGCATAATTGATTCAGTAAAAAGACTTATATTTCCATCGATTGAGAGAGAAATAAGATCTGAATTAACAGAAAAGGGTGAAATAGGCGCAATAGATATATTTAAAGCTAATTTGAAGGCTTTATTAATGCAGTCACCTATAAAAGGAAAAGTGGTGCTAGGCTTTGATCCTGGATTTAGAACTGGGTGTAAAATAGCAGTGCTTGATGAGACTGGTAAGGTTTTAGATATTGCTACGGTATATGCGACTGCTGGTAGTCAGGATGGCGTTAAAAAATCTATAGCTATTATTAAAGATTTAGTAATTAAAGATAATGTAGAAGTAGTGTCACTTGGTAATGGAACTGCTAGTCGTGAATCAGAAGAAATATTAGCCCAAATTATTACAGAACTTAAGCAGGAATGTTCAAGAGATTTGTATTATGTTATAGTATCAGAAGCAGGAGCATCAGTGTATTCAGCGTCAGAACTTGCATCTAAAGAATATCCAGATATAGATGTATCAATTCGAGGAGCTATTTCCATTGGGCGAAGGCTTCAAGATCCACTAGTAGAACTTGTAAAAATCGATCCTAAAGCTATTGGGGTTGGTCAATACCAACATGATGTAGCACCTAAGAAACTTGATGAATCCTTAAAAGGAGTTGTTGAAGATTGTGTTAATGCTGTTGGCGTAGATCTTAATATTGCAACGCCTGCACTTCTTGCATACATATCAGGAATAAATGCTGCTATTGCTCAAAACATTGTAGCGTATAGAGAAGAAAATGGTAAGTTCAAGGCTAGGAAAGAATTGTTAAAGGTTAAAAGACTCGGGGCAAAGGCATACGAACAATGTGCAGGATTTCTAAGAGTTATGGAGAGTAATGAATTTTTAGATAACACTTCAATTCATCCTGAGTCTTATAATGCTACTAAAAAATTATTGGATTTTCTAAACTATACAAAAGAAGATCTTAAATCTTTAAATTTCAAGGATATGGATGAGAGGATAAAAGACATTAATTTTAATGAACTTGCATTAAAATTAGAAACAGGTGCTCCAACTCTTAGAGATATTATTAAAGAAATTAAAAAGCCGGGTAGAGATCCAAGAGAGGAATTACCAAAACCAATATTAAAGACGGGCGTAGTTCAAATGAAGGATCTTAAACCAGGCATGAAACTTATGGGGACAGTTAGGAATGTATCTGATTTTGGTGCTTTCGTTGATATTGGAGTCCATCAAGATGGATTAGTACATATAAGTCAACTATCAGATAAATTTGTAAAACATCCATTAGACGTGGTTAGTGTTGGAGATATAGTAGAAGTTAGCGTAATTGAAGTTGATGAGAAAAGAAAAAGAATATCATTATCAATGAAAAATCAGTAA
- a CDS encoding M28 family metallopeptidase translates to MKKLIGSLFLIFCLLLLFYSAHMYYTLYKFNPTNVEQNIKYISSDQFKGRLPGTLENQEIATYINTELKKSGLKPYKGNEFQNFKVKYPKTIKGSPYLKVSGKDGILIKDFVYSKDFKEDMVNFRTNHLTFNKSNVTAINSDYIKVSTTDGPFILFVPPNNDLSFRSSFISGSKYNMYIMVTNQSLTMLKDLIGKDNTVDCFVPYEVSETSISNVMGYLEGTDTSSPPIIISAHFDHIGTDLNGTIYNGALDNASGLSFILEMSKYLTSLGKPDRSILFIGFNAEEFGCLGSSQFITKYKDYINNSKVFNFDMIGSNNPIPLCIMGAKNDTTKTPFIKSISKICESEKIFFNYLFEDASDHESFRKQNIDAITFCDNDMTRIHTPKDTYDHISLTAIERCYNVASKVIVNCTFKGDFIILYYKECFLISIIGILIFSSLYKKSTKNT, encoded by the coding sequence ATGAAAAAACTAATTGGTTCGCTTTTTTTAATATTTTGTCTTTTATTATTATTTTATAGTGCACATATGTATTATACCTTATACAAGTTCAATCCTACAAATGTAGAGCAAAATATAAAGTATATTTCATCCGATCAATTTAAAGGTAGATTGCCTGGTACTTTAGAAAATCAGGAAATTGCTACATACATTAACACCGAATTAAAAAAGAGCGGATTAAAACCTTATAAAGGTAATGAATTTCAAAATTTTAAAGTAAAGTATCCTAAAACAATTAAAGGTAGTCCATATTTAAAAGTATCCGGTAAAGACGGAATTTTAATAAAAGATTTTGTTTATAGCAAGGATTTCAAAGAAGATATGGTAAACTTTCGAACAAATCATTTAACTTTTAACAAAAGTAATGTTACAGCAATAAATAGCGACTACATAAAAGTAAGTACAACGGACGGCCCGTTCATATTGTTTGTTCCCCCTAACAATGATTTATCTTTTAGAAGTTCTTTTATTAGTGGATCAAAGTACAACATGTATATTATGGTTACTAATCAATCCCTTACAATGCTTAAAGATTTAATAGGCAAAGATAATACAGTAGATTGTTTCGTTCCCTATGAGGTCTCAGAAACCAGCATAAGCAATGTTATGGGCTATTTAGAGGGTACCGACACATCTAGTCCTCCAATAATCATATCAGCCCACTTTGATCATATAGGCACAGATTTAAATGGCACTATATATAATGGTGCTCTAGATAACGCATCCGGACTTTCTTTTATACTAGAAATGAGCAAATACCTAACTTCACTTGGAAAACCAGATCGCAGCATTCTTTTCATAGGCTTTAATGCAGAAGAATTCGGTTGCTTAGGTTCATCTCAATTTATCACAAAATATAAAGATTATATAAACAATAGTAAAGTTTTTAATTTCGACATGATTGGAAGTAATAATCCTATACCCCTATGCATCATGGGAGCAAAAAATGATACAACTAAAACACCTTTTATAAAATCAATTTCAAAGATATGTGAAAGCGAAAAAATCTTTTTCAATTATCTTTTTGAAGATGCAAGTGACCACGAGAGCTTTAGGAAGCAAAATATTGACGCTATAACATTTTGCGACAATGATATGACGCGTATACACACCCCAAAAGATACTTATGATCATATAAGTTTAACTGCCATAGAAAGATGTTATAATGTAGCATCTAAGGTGATAGTTAACTGTACCTTTAAGGGAGACTTCATTATCTTATATTATAAAGAATGTTTTCTTATTTCTATAATTGGGATTCTAATATTTTCTTCGCTTTATAAGAAGAGCACTAAAAACACTTAA
- the proS gene encoding proline--tRNA ligase translates to MAKGKKFVESITSMDEDFAKWYTDIVKKAELADYASVRGCMVIRPYGYAIWENIQKILDQMFKDTGHENVYMPMFIPESLLEKEKDHVKGFAPEVAWVTHGGNELLAERLCVRPTSETLFCDHYSKIIQSYNDLPKLYNQWCSVVRWEKTTRPFLRSSEFLWQEGHTAHATEEEAKEETLKMLNIYAKFCEETLAIPVIKGKKTEKEKFAGANETYTIESLMHDGKALQCGTSHNFGDGFAKAFNIQYSDKTGKLAYVHQTSWGMSTRLIGALIMVHGDDNGLILPPAIAPIQLMIVPVAQHKEGVIEKATELKDMLSKVARVKIDISDKMPGWKFSEYEMKGVPLRLEVGPKDIENNQVVLVRRDTREKLFVPMDELESKIPELLIDIQKSLFEKARDAQDIRTFSAKTVEELKEILDKTLGFVNAPWCGDLACEEKVKEVAGASSRCMPFDQPEDAGVCLCCGKPAKANVIWGRAY, encoded by the coding sequence ATGGCAAAAGGAAAGAAATTCGTAGAATCTATCACCTCTATGGACGAAGATTTTGCAAAATGGTATACCGACATTGTAAAAAAAGCAGAACTTGCTGATTATGCTAGCGTTAGAGGTTGCATGGTAATCAGGCCTTACGGTTATGCAATATGGGAAAACATTCAAAAAATATTGGATCAAATGTTTAAAGATACAGGACATGAAAATGTATATATGCCAATGTTCATTCCTGAGAGCTTACTTGAAAAGGAAAAAGACCACGTTAAGGGCTTTGCTCCAGAGGTTGCTTGGGTTACACACGGAGGTAATGAGCTACTCGCAGAAAGGCTTTGTGTAAGACCTACTTCCGAAACATTATTTTGTGATCACTATTCAAAAATAATTCAATCGTACAACGATCTTCCTAAATTATATAATCAATGGTGTTCTGTAGTACGTTGGGAAAAAACCACAAGACCTTTCCTTAGGAGTTCAGAATTTTTATGGCAAGAAGGCCATACCGCACATGCAACTGAGGAAGAAGCAAAAGAAGAAACTCTTAAAATGCTTAATATATATGCTAAATTTTGTGAAGAAACCCTTGCTATTCCAGTCATAAAAGGTAAAAAAACAGAAAAAGAGAAATTTGCTGGAGCAAATGAAACTTACACAATCGAAAGTTTAATGCATGATGGTAAAGCCCTACAATGTGGAACCTCTCACAATTTTGGAGATGGTTTTGCAAAAGCTTTTAACATCCAGTATTCAGATAAAACTGGTAAACTTGCTTATGTTCACCAAACTTCTTGGGGAATGTCTACAAGACTTATTGGTGCTTTAATCATGGTTCATGGTGACGATAACGGTCTAATACTTCCACCAGCTATAGCTCCAATCCAACTTATGATCGTGCCAGTTGCACAACATAAAGAAGGCGTAATTGAAAAAGCAACAGAACTTAAGGATATGTTATCAAAAGTTGCTAGAGTAAAAATAGATATTAGCGATAAAATGCCTGGATGGAAATTCAGTGAATATGAAATGAAAGGTGTTCCACTTAGACTTGAAGTTGGACCAAAAGATATAGAAAACAATCAAGTAGTCCTAGTAAGGAGAGATACCCGTGAAAAATTATTTGTTCCTATGGATGAACTAGAATCAAAAATTCCAGAACTTTTAATTGATATTCAAAAATCTCTCTTTGAAAAAGCTAGAGATGCACAAGATATTAGAACCTTTAGTGCAAAAACAGTTGAAGAATTAAAAGAAATTCTTGATAAAACTTTAGGTTTTGTTAATGCTCCTTGGTGTGGAGACCTCGCTTGCGAGGAAAAAGTAAAAGAAGTTGCTGGCGCATCATCTAGATGTATGCCATTTGACCAACCAGAGGATGCAGGTGTTTGCTTATGTTGTGGTAAACCAGCTAAAGCGAATGTTATCTGGGGAAGAGCTTATTAG
- the dhaS gene encoding dihydroxyacetone kinase transcriptional activator DhaS: MSGSQITKKALALSIKKLMEAIPLSKISIRQIADNCGVNRQTFYYHFKDKFDLVNWIYYTEAIENLAGGTNYEHWTDAMYKTLTYLMNNKSFYTNALNTPGQNAFDGYLFKETYDLIMGVVNDVSSGIEVSATDKSFIADFYTHAFVGITVQWIKNGMKEPPKVMVDKLNEVVEGSMLGALTRYTISFL; this comes from the coding sequence ATGTCGGGATCCCAAATAACTAAAAAAGCTCTTGCACTATCAATTAAGAAATTAATGGAGGCAATTCCATTATCAAAAATTTCAATTCGTCAAATTGCTGATAATTGTGGTGTTAACAGACAAACCTTTTACTATCATTTCAAAGATAAATTCGATCTTGTAAATTGGATTTATTATACTGAGGCCATAGAGAATTTAGCCGGTGGCACAAACTATGAACATTGGACTGACGCCATGTATAAAACTTTAACATATTTAATGAACAATAAATCATTTTATACTAATGCTCTTAATACCCCTGGCCAAAATGCATTTGATGGATATCTTTTTAAGGAAACCTATGATCTTATTATGGGAGTAGTAAACGATGTTTCCTCAGGTATTGAAGTTTCAGCTACTGATAAAAGTTTTATTGCAGACTTTTATACTCATGCTTTTGTAGGCATAACAGTACAGTGGATAAAAAATGGTATGAAGGAACCTCCAAAGGTAATGGTAGATAAGCTAAACGAGGTAGTTGAAGGAAGCATGCTAGGTGCATTAACCAGATATACCATCTCATTCCTTTAA
- a CDS encoding DUF421 domain-containing protein: MIAIIFPYLKIVLSSASVYIFIVFAIRLFGKNELAQLSVIDLVFILLISNAVQNAMVGTNSTLGGGIVAATSLFAVDYLFKNIMYRFPRFNKLIQGEPLLLIYNGKINKKNIIKAKIPMDEIMEVIREHGVSKIEQVDLAVLEVDGNISVMSGGAGHMTTKRKKAHKTITKNT, from the coding sequence ATGATAGCAATAATATTTCCATATTTGAAAATTGTATTAAGTTCTGCAAGTGTATATATTTTTATTGTATTTGCCATAAGACTGTTTGGTAAAAACGAATTAGCTCAATTATCGGTAATTGACTTAGTTTTCATTTTACTTATAAGTAATGCCGTTCAGAATGCAATGGTAGGTACGAATTCAACATTAGGAGGCGGAATAGTAGCAGCAACATCATTATTTGCCGTAGACTATTTATTTAAAAATATAATGTATCGTTTTCCTAGATTTAATAAGTTAATACAAGGAGAACCATTACTATTAATTTATAATGGTAAAATCAATAAAAAAAATATTATTAAAGCTAAGATTCCAATGGATGAAATTATGGAAGTTATTCGCGAACATGGAGTATCTAAGATCGAACAAGTGGATTTGGCAGTATTAGAAGTTGATGGAAATATAAGTGTAATGTCTGGAGGAGCTGGACACATGACAACTAAGAGGAAAAAGGCACATAAGACAATTACAAAGAATACATAA
- the prfB gene encoding peptide chain release factor 2 (programmed frameshift): MVILVEEILSDLNILKGNVEEIRVSLDVTSMEKELKEYEFKMQEPSFWEDITKAQQITKLAKGIKDRIDRFNLLISKIEDLEMLTQLSSDEEDDSSLLEIKVELKDLAHIADQFRLEILLSGKYDKNNAILTLHTGAGGSDAQDWTEMLYRMYSRWCEKKGYKVEVLDYQASDEAGIKAVTLKITGEYAYGYLMAEKGVHRLVRISPFNANGKRQTSFASCEVLPELTEDQDIDIKADDLRVDTYRSGGAGGQHVNKTDSAIRITHIPTGIVVQCQNERSQHSNRQTAMKMLMAKLLILKEREKKDRIEDLAGDLKENGWGSQIRSYVFHPYSMVKDHRTNIEVGNVDAVMDGDIDVFIEEYLRQSNK, from the exons TTGGTAATATTAGTTGAAGAAATATTGAGTGATTTAAACATATTAAAGGGCAATGTCGAAGAAATAAGGGTGTCTCTT GACGTAACATCTATGGAAAAAGAGCTAAAGGAATACGAGTTTAAAATGCAGGAACCCAGTTTTTGGGAAGATATTACAAAAGCTCAACAAATTACTAAGTTGGCTAAGGGAATTAAGGACAGAATTGATAGATTTAATCTATTGATTAGTAAGATAGAAGATTTAGAAATGTTAACGCAGTTAAGCTCCGATGAAGAGGATGATTCATCTTTATTAGAAATAAAAGTTGAACTTAAAGATTTAGCTCATATTGCTGATCAGTTTAGGTTAGAAATTTTATTGTCTGGAAAATATGATAAAAATAATGCTATTTTAACACTTCATACCGGTGCGGGTGGAAGTGATGCTCAAGATTGGACAGAAATGCTTTATAGAATGTACTCAAGATGGTGTGAAAAAAAAGGATATAAAGTTGAAGTTTTAGATTATCAAGCATCGGACGAGGCAGGTATTAAGGCAGTCACATTAAAAATAACGGGAGAGTATGCCTACGGATATTTAATGGCTGAAAAGGGCGTGCACAGACTAGTAAGAATTTCGCCTTTTAATGCAAATGGTAAAAGGCAGACTTCATTTGCATCTTGTGAAGTTCTTCCTGAACTTACTGAGGATCAAGATATTGATATAAAGGCTGATGACCTTAGAGTAGACACATATAGGTCCGGAGGTGCAGGAGGTCAACATGTAAACAAAACTGACTCAGCTATAAGGATTACGCATATTCCTACGGGTATTGTAGTGCAATGTCAGAATGAGCGAAGTCAGCATAGCAATAGACAAACTGCAATGAAGATGCTTATGGCAAAACTCTTGATTTTAAAGGAAAGAGAGAAAAAGGATAGGATAGAAGACTTAGCCGGAGACTTGAAAGAGAATGGGTGGGGAAGTCAAATTAGATCATATGTATTTCATCCATATAGTATGGTTAAGGATCATAGAACTAATATAGAAGTAGGAAATGTAGACGCAGTTATGGATGGGGATATTGATGTTTTCATTGAAGAGTATTTAAGACAAAGCAATAAATAA
- the secA gene encoding preprotein translocase subunit SecA produces MKNMSLIKKLFGSYSDREIKRIVSTVDKIEALDSMMTNLSDEELKAKTEEFKTSLSNGKTLEDILPEAFAVVREASWRVLKMKHFRVQLIGGIILHQGRITEMKTGEGKTLVATLPSYLNALEGKGVHVITVNDYLAKRDKEEMGRIHEFLGLTVGVIIHDIDQTQRQAAYNADITYGTNNEFGFDYLRDNMVVYKEERVQRKLNFVIVDEVDSILIDEARTPLIISGEGEKSTDFYKVADHFVKTLVKEEDYTIDEKASAVIMSDEGIDKAEKFFSLENYADAENMNIQHHVVQALKANYIMRKDKDYMEKDGEIIIVDEFTGRLMEGRRYSDGLHQAIEAKEGVKIEKESKTLATITFQNYFRMYTKIAGMTGTALTEENEFREIYGLDVLVIPTNKPLARIDNADLVFKTVRGKYKAIIDEIVETHKINQPVLVGTVSIEKSELLSEMLKRKGVPHQVLNAKYHEKEAEIIAHAGSLGMVTIATNMAGRGTDIKLFDGVIEVGGLKIIGTERHESRRIDNQLRGRAGRQGDPGSTRFYISLEDDLMRIFGSERLQGVVGKLGLTDEDAIESKMVSGAIESAQKKVEGNNFDIRKNVVQYDDVMNQQREIIYKQRTEVLQGEDTKDEIEDMIKDVIFTTVDSHITDVEEELDEELSKLISYFEEIFLPKDMVTVDELGKLTNEEIKEKLLEIAQRIYTQRGEDFGDEQIREVERVILLRVVDSKWMDHIDDMEHLKQGIGLRAYKQQDPTQAYQMEGSDMFAEMIYNIKTETIKYLFHVQIERAPEREMVAQITSTNHDDSLKQEPTIKESKTGRNDECPCGSGKKYKNCCGR; encoded by the coding sequence ATGAAAAATATGAGTTTAATTAAAAAATTATTTGGTAGTTATAGTGATAGAGAAATAAAAAGAATAGTTTCAACAGTCGATAAAATAGAAGCATTAGATTCAATGATGACTAACTTAAGTGATGAAGAACTTAAAGCAAAAACAGAAGAATTTAAGACTAGTTTAAGTAATGGAAAGACGTTAGAAGATATTTTGCCTGAAGCATTTGCAGTAGTTAGGGAAGCTTCATGGAGAGTTCTTAAAATGAAGCATTTTAGAGTGCAACTGATTGGTGGAATAATACTTCACCAAGGAAGAATAACAGAAATGAAAACTGGTGAAGGAAAGACACTTGTGGCTACGCTTCCATCATATTTGAATGCCCTAGAAGGAAAAGGTGTTCACGTAATTACAGTTAATGATTATCTTGCAAAAAGAGATAAAGAAGAGATGGGTAGAATACATGAGTTTTTGGGTCTTACAGTAGGCGTAATTATTCATGATATAGATCAAACTCAAAGGCAAGCGGCTTATAATGCAGATATAACATATGGTACAAATAATGAATTCGGATTTGATTATCTAAGAGATAATATGGTTGTTTATAAAGAAGAAAGAGTTCAAAGGAAATTAAACTTTGTAATAGTGGATGAGGTTGACTCTATATTAATAGATGAAGCTAGAACACCACTTATAATATCTGGAGAAGGAGAAAAATCTACAGACTTTTATAAAGTGGCAGATCATTTTGTAAAGACATTAGTAAAAGAAGAAGATTACACTATAGATGAAAAAGCTAGTGCTGTTATAATGTCTGATGAAGGTATAGATAAGGCTGAAAAGTTTTTCAGTTTAGAGAACTATGCTGACGCAGAAAACATGAATATACAGCATCACGTAGTTCAAGCTTTAAAAGCAAACTATATTATGAGAAAAGATAAAGATTATATGGAAAAAGATGGAGAAATAATTATTGTAGATGAATTTACTGGAAGACTTATGGAAGGTAGACGATATAGTGATGGGCTTCACCAAGCGATTGAAGCAAAAGAGGGTGTGAAAATTGAGAAAGAGTCAAAAACTCTTGCAACAATTACATTCCAAAACTATTTTAGAATGTATACAAAGATTGCAGGTATGACTGGTACTGCGCTTACAGAGGAAAATGAGTTTAGAGAAATATATGGACTTGATGTATTAGTAATACCTACAAATAAGCCTTTAGCAAGAATTGATAATGCAGATTTAGTTTTTAAAACTGTTAGAGGAAAGTATAAAGCTATAATAGATGAAATAGTTGAAACTCATAAGATAAATCAACCTGTACTTGTAGGTACTGTAAGTATAGAGAAATCAGAATTATTATCTGAAATGCTTAAGAGAAAAGGGGTTCCTCATCAAGTACTTAATGCTAAATACCATGAAAAAGAAGCGGAAATAATAGCTCATGCAGGGTCACTTGGCATGGTTACTATAGCAACTAATATGGCAGGGCGTGGTACGGACATTAAACTTTTCGATGGTGTTATTGAAGTTGGTGGACTTAAGATAATTGGAACTGAAAGACATGAATCTAGGCGTATTGATAATCAGCTTAGAGGTCGTGCTGGTCGTCAAGGTGATCCAGGAAGTACAAGATTTTACATATCACTAGAAGATGATTTAATGAGAATATTTGGTTCAGAAAGACTTCAAGGGGTTGTAGGAAAATTAGGATTAACTGATGAAGATGCTATTGAAAGCAAAATGGTAAGTGGTGCTATAGAAAGTGCTCAAAAGAAGGTTGAAGGAAATAACTTTGATATAAGAAAAAATGTTGTTCAATATGATGATGTAATGAACCAACAAAGAGAAATAATTTATAAACAAAGAACAGAAGTTCTTCAAGGTGAAGATACTAAAGATGAAATTGAAGATATGATAAAAGATGTTATTTTTACCACAGTTGATTCGCATATTACTGATGTTGAGGAAGAACTTGACGAAGAACTTTCAAAATTAATTAGCTATTTTGAGGAAATATTTCTTCCAAAAGATATGGTTACAGTAGATGAACTTGGTAAATTAACTAATGAAGAAATCAAGGAAAAACTCTTAGAAATTGCTCAGAGAATCTATACCCAAAGGGGAGAAGATTTTGGTGATGAACAAATAAGAGAAGTTGAAAGAGTTATTCTTTTAAGAGTAGTAGATAGTAAATGGATGGATCATATTGATGATATGGAACATTTAAAGCAAGGTATTGGACTTAGAGCTTATAAACAGCAAGATCCAACACAAGCGTACCAAATGGAAGGTAGCGACATGTTTGCTGAAATGATATATAACATAAAGACAGAAACTATTAAATACTTATTCCATGTTCAAATAGAAAGAGCACCAGAGAGAGAAATGGTTGCACAAATAACATCAACCAATCATGATGATTCTCTTAAACAAGAACCAACTATAAAAGAATCTAAAACAGGAAGAAATGATGAATGTCCTTGTGGTTCAGGAAAAAAGTATAAAAACTGTTGTGGCAGATAA
- the hpf gene encoding ribosome hibernation-promoting factor, HPF/YfiA family — translation MKIKVIGKNMEVTEALKNMIDKKVSRLDKYFNPDVEAQTTMSVHKNRHTIEITIPFNGVVLRSEEVNDDMYTSLDLVVDKLERQIRKNKTKLEKRNKGTSLKFQGIPQYDNSEDDGLEPKIVKTKKFAFKPMSAEEAVLQMELVGHSFFVYMSDGSTEVNGNSEVNVVYKRKDGNYGLIEPQF, via the coding sequence ATGAAAATTAAAGTAATAGGAAAAAACATGGAAGTAACAGAAGCATTAAAAAATATGATAGACAAGAAAGTATCTAGATTAGATAAGTATTTTAATCCGGATGTGGAAGCTCAGACAACCATGAGTGTCCATAAGAACAGACATACTATAGAAATTACAATACCTTTTAATGGAGTTGTTTTGAGATCAGAAGAAGTAAATGATGATATGTATACTTCCTTAGATCTTGTTGTTGACAAATTAGAAAGACAAATCAGAAAAAATAAAACGAAATTAGAAAAAAGAAATAAAGGAACGTCCCTTAAATTTCAGGGTATACCACAATATGATAATAGTGAAGATGATGGTTTAGAACCTAAAATAGTAAAAACAAAGAAATTTGCATTCAAACCAATGTCTGCAGAAGAAGCAGTGCTTCAAATGGAGTTAGTTGGACATAGTTTCTTTGTATATATGAGTGATGGTAGTACGGAAGTAAATGGTAATTCAGAAGTGAATGTAGTATATAAAAGAAAAGATGGAAATTATGGGTTGATAGAACCACAGTTTTAA